In Sorghum bicolor cultivar BTx623 chromosome 8, Sorghum_bicolor_NCBIv3, whole genome shotgun sequence, one genomic interval encodes:
- the LOC8070327 gene encoding uncharacterized protein LOC8070327 isoform X2: MPLAMADGGATPDALSLFASRLSRRRFGDDDLRVLEAALSAGADVPALLATRSAVRRLLQSSAAEAFAFKSPAEGPALDGGSGTSLAIADFFARAFALVGDVESCLAMRYEALLLRDAKYCNDLHLQVSRQEWLTFAKDSLDNGFYTIASKAFANALGHIHPSHPGHLDSANSIEEKDKINDITGLQNLARSLSAQHSEKLNLPSSSEVWYMKE, encoded by the exons ATGCCGCTGGCGATGGCGGACGGCGGCGCTACGCCCGACGCCCTCTCCCTCTTCGCCTCCCGTCTCTCCCGTCGCAG GTTCGGGGACGACGACCTCCGGGTGCTGGAGGCCGCGCTGTCGGCCGGCGCTGACGTCCCCGCGCTGCTCGCCACGCGCTCGGCGGTCCGTCGCCTGCTGCAATCGAGCGCGGCGGAGGCATTCGCATTCAAGTCCCCCGCGGAGGGTCCGGCGCTGGACGGTGGGAGTGGGACGAGCCTGGCTATCGCCGACTTCTTCGCACGCGCGTTCGCCCTTGTCGGCGATGTCGAG AGCTGCCTTGCCATGAGATACGAGGCCCTGTTGCTTCGAGACGCTAAATACTGCAACGACCTTCACTTGCAAGTGTCCCGTCAGGAGTGGTTAACTTTCGCGAAGGATTCTCTTGATAATGGCTTCTACACCATTGCCTCCAAG GCTTTTGCAAATGCTCTTGGGCACATTCATCCAAGCCACCCTGGGCACTTGGACTCTGCTAACTCCATTGAGGAGAAGGACAAGATCAATGATATAACAGGACTCCAGAACTTGGCCAGGTCATTATCTGCACAGCATTCTG AGAAACTAAACTTGCCTTCATCTTCTGAAGTTTGGTACATGAAAGAGTGA
- the LOC8055487 gene encoding LOB domain-containing protein 12, which produces MAGSGSGSGSGSSSSSSSSSPPCASCKLLRRRCTQECVFAPYFPPEDPHKFAIVHKVFGASNVSKMLQELPAQQRADAVSSLVYEANARMRDPVYGCVGAISYLQQQVSQLQVQLALAKAEILCVQMQHDESASAAAAPAPAKQQLHHHHHQQEEMECEAYGSLLVQNGLMMNTLNSTGAVHHQQQMLGSFGSAGNTAMMLQEACLKKETLWA; this is translated from the exons ATGGCCGGCAGCGGAAGCGGAAGCGGGAgtgggagcagcagcagcagcagcagcagcagcccgcCATGCGCATCGTGCaagctgctgcggcggcggtgCACGCAGGAGTGCGTGTTCGCGCCCTACTTCCCTCCCGAGGACCCTCACAAGTTCGCCATCGTCCACAAGGTCTTCGGCGCCAGCAATGTCAGCAAGATGCTGCAG GAGCTGCCTGCTCAGCAGAGAGCGGACGCCGTGAGTAGCCTAGTGTACGAGGCGAATGCGCGCATGAGGGACCCAGTCTACGGCTGTGTCGGCGCCATCTCCTACCTCCAGCAGCAGGTCTCTCAGCTCCAGGTGCAGCTCGCCCTCGCCAAGGCCGAGATCCTCTGTGTCCAGATGCAGCACGACGAGTCAGCTTCAGCTGCCGCCGCGCCGGCTCCGGCAAAGCAACAACTACATCATCACCACCACCAgcaggaggagatggaatgcgAGGCTTATGGCAGCCTGCTCGTGCAGAATGGCCTGATGATGAACACGTTGAACAGCACTGGTGCAGTTCATCATCAGCAGCAGATGCTGGGCAGCTTCGGCTCCGCAGGGAACACTGCAATGATGCTGCAGGAGGCGTGCCTCAAGAAAGAGACCCTTTGggcatga
- the LOC8070327 gene encoding uncharacterized protein LOC8070327 isoform X1, with amino-acid sequence MPLAMADGGATPDALSLFASRLSRRRFGDDDLRVLEAALSAGADVPALLATRSAVRRLLQSSAAEAFAFKSPAEGPALDGGSGTSLAIADFFARAFALVGDVESCLAMRYEALLLRDAKYCNDLHLQVSRQEWLTFAKDSLDNGFYTIASKAFANALGHIHPSHPGHLDSANSIEEKDKINDITGLQNLARSLSAQHSVQTQSAEYMKRRASGVHEKYNLQSGKPNLTGSSMFRLGIKTRNIKKLLHSQERNLGDLKQS; translated from the exons ATGCCGCTGGCGATGGCGGACGGCGGCGCTACGCCCGACGCCCTCTCCCTCTTCGCCTCCCGTCTCTCCCGTCGCAG GTTCGGGGACGACGACCTCCGGGTGCTGGAGGCCGCGCTGTCGGCCGGCGCTGACGTCCCCGCGCTGCTCGCCACGCGCTCGGCGGTCCGTCGCCTGCTGCAATCGAGCGCGGCGGAGGCATTCGCATTCAAGTCCCCCGCGGAGGGTCCGGCGCTGGACGGTGGGAGTGGGACGAGCCTGGCTATCGCCGACTTCTTCGCACGCGCGTTCGCCCTTGTCGGCGATGTCGAG AGCTGCCTTGCCATGAGATACGAGGCCCTGTTGCTTCGAGACGCTAAATACTGCAACGACCTTCACTTGCAAGTGTCCCGTCAGGAGTGGTTAACTTTCGCGAAGGATTCTCTTGATAATGGCTTCTACACCATTGCCTCCAAG GCTTTTGCAAATGCTCTTGGGCACATTCATCCAAGCCACCCTGGGCACTTGGACTCTGCTAACTCCATTGAGGAGAAGGACAAGATCAATGATATAACAGGACTCCAGAACTTGGCCAGGTCATTATCTGCACAGCATTCTG TTCAGACACAGTCTGCTGAATACATGAAAAGGAGAGCTTCAGGTGTCCACGAGAAGTATAATTTGCAATCAGGAAAACCAAACTTAACAGGAAGTTCAATGTTTAGGCTAGGGATTAAAACAAGGAACATAAAGAAATTGCTTCATAGCCAGGAAAGGAACTTGGGAGATTTGAAGCAATCTTAG